A part of Paroedura picta isolate Pp20150507F chromosome 7, Ppicta_v3.0, whole genome shotgun sequence genomic DNA contains:
- the TOMM5 gene encoding mitochondrial import receptor subunit TOM5 homolog, producing MFRIEGLGPKLDPEELKRKMREDVLSSVRNFLIYVAVLRITPYVLKKLDSI from the exons ATGTTCCGCATCGAAGGGCTGGGGCCGAAGCTGGACCCGGAGGAGCTGAAGCGGAAGATGCGGGAAGACGTCCTCTCCTCGGTCCGCAACTTCCTCATCTACGTGGCGGTGCTTCGCATCA CTCCCTACGTATTAAAGAAGCTGGACAGCATATGA